The genomic interval CCACTTTTCTGCGACGACGCTGAAGAGGACGAGGGCGGCGAAAAGACGGTGGTGTCCATCGGGAGACACCCTAGCGGCGGAAGACCAATGATAGCTATATTTTTGGCACCAGCATTGTACAATTTCTGCATAAACccgaatttaattattaatttatgaaaAGGTAATGAATGACTGACGAAGAATATAATATTGTAACACGTGCTTTAACAAAAGTGACTAGGTTTTTGAGCAACATGTCATGGTAGGCAGGTAGGGGGTATTTAGCCCTAGTGGTTGGCAACAAATAGTAATTATCAATCATGTCACTTGATCCTGCTGAGATCATAAACAACGCCCCCTGCACCGTCGCCGTCGCCTTTGGAAGCCCAAATCTCTCCTCCATTTTGACAAACGCCTGTTCAAAATTTTGGAACTGTTTGTCCAAGTTGAGGACGCCGACCTCGGCCGCGGTCAGGTCGTGGAGGCCGGAGCACGCGGACGCGAAGCTGACGCCGGTGTCGAGGTCGTCGGCGTCGAGGGTTGAGTCGGCGTAGGCAGGCAAGATCTCCTTGATGCGGAAAGCGGAGACGAGCATGTCTCCGGGGAGCTTTCCGTTGCTGAACCTTCCGGTGTGGCTCTGGCCGGGGAAGTCGATTCCGTAGGGTTTGTGATTGGCGCGGCAGACGGTGAGGAGCTTGTTGTTGTTGCCGGAGTCGAGAATGGAGTCGCCGAAGGCGTATATGGCGGTTGGCCGGGTGGCGGCGGACGGAATGATTGTGGCGGAGAGGAGGAGGAACAGAAGAGGGAGATGGCTATTCTTCTCCATTTTTATGCCACACTATGAGAGTGAAACAAAATATGAGATGACACATTTATACACAAGGAAGAAGAGGGAGTTTTGGTAGCATTTGAATGTGTCAAGGAAAGGAGGGCTAATTCAATGATTTGAGTGTAACCTAGATCTGTTCCATTGATGGGGAGAGCTAATAATAGTTAAAGTATCAGTCAATCCTATATGTTAGGAGATCTATTTGATTTAGTTTTTGATTCCCTTAATATCCTTGAGTTGTATAGTAGAGAGCCCACTTGTTAAATTATGCACTCTATACGCATTATATGTAGAAAAAGTGGGTCCATAGGCTCCAAGATTAGTATATACTTAATTTCGTATTATAAATGACTAAGAAAGTGTTTATAtcatactatttattattatggcTAGGTAGACGGTCGGTTCGATTTTTAATCACACCGGCCAGTGATACTAAACCCGAATCGAACAAGTTAATTAATCGATTTATTGATTTCAAATGCGATAAAGAATGTCACATGCAGAGTTCAGACTGTGGGCTTGCAGAGGAAAGTCGCGCATGCGTGCCAACTAAGATATCtctttttcatcattttattgttgtAATGAAAACCATTTTATTACTCTCtcactccgtcccacaataattgtcactcttattataggtacgggttttaaaaaatataaagaaaagttcgttggaaaagttagtggaatatgaaacccacttttttatattggttttataataaaatgtgagtgcagtgagttagtggaatgtgagacctacttaccatttatggtaaaaatgaagtgtaacAATTATTGTGAGAcgaaccgaaatggaaaagagtgacaattattacggaacggagggagtatcaaagtTGGATTAGAGTTTACTATGTACTATATGTAATTCCAAGAGTATGAATTTAAACTTGGTGTTCAACAAGGTTACAATCTGTTTTCTAGAAGCATGGTAAGTGTAATATATAGAACGAAAGTAATTTTCAGCTCTCGTAAGTTTAATTTTAAACTATGATACAATTTCATGCTCTAGTTTTCTTGATTGTTTTACTTGTATTTTAGTACTCCCTAGTTTTGCTTTGTGTAATTAATCGAactataaaaaaagaaaatttgtgAATGTAAACGAGATCTAGATGTACATCATAATTGTGAATATTGCTGGATCAACTGAGCTGGAGCTCAATCGATCTCGTTAGTGTGAAGGTGTACAGGAGCCGTTGGATTAGATTAGTTAAATAGCTTTTAATTTGAGCCATAGATCTTCGACTAGCCGTTATGTTTGAAAGGAGTATAAGATGTTAGTTTGTTGAGTTAGTTTTTCATAGCTCAAATTGTATTCGTCATAATCTGCAGATCAATAAGAgttttttccagttttctcaaatccatcttctttGAGTTAATGCGATTGATTctaacaattggcgccgtctgtgggaattgAAGTTGCCGATTGAGTGAAAATTCATTCGATATTGTTCTTGTTGGAATCAGATCCGCGACACAAAGATGGCATCAAGATTTGAAGCTGAAAAGTTCACGGGCAAGAATGATTTTGCCTTGTGGAGGATGAAAATTCGTGCTCTGCTTACGCAGCAAGGATTGTCTTCGGCCTTGACGACAGAGGCGAAGGAAGAAAAGGAGGGAGAGGCCTCGGATGCGAAATCTGCTGCGAAAGATGATGAGATTGAAGCAAAGGCGTTCAGCACGATTGTTCTATACCTCGGAGATAAGGTTTTGAGAGAGATATCCAGAGAAACTACATCGGCAGGTATTATGGCAAAACTTGAAGATCTATACCTTACAAAGTCTCTAGCAAATAGATTGCTTATGAAGCAGCGTTTATATTCATATAAATTTGTGGATGGAAGATCAATTTTAGAGCAGCTAGAGGATTTCAATAAGAATGTAGACGATCTTGAAAATATTGATGTTTCTATTGGTGATGAAGATAAGGCGATATTAATATTGAATGCACTTCCTCAGAGTTATGATCAGCTACGGGATGCAATTCTTTATGGCCGAGAGAAGACCATCACGCTTCTTGAAGTGCAATCGGCTTTGAGGTCTAAGGAATTACAGAAAGGAGATGGAAGATATGTTGATTCTATCTCGGAGAGCTTAAATGTCAAAAAGTTTAAGGGGAATAAGCCATTCAAGAAGTTTAATGAGTCTTATAAGCCAGCACCACCAACTGATCAGAAAGAGACTCGTtcttgccattggtgcaagaaactcGGTCATTTAAAGAAAGATTGCTACGGTTGGAAAAAGAAGCAGGCGGAGTTGGGAGGAAAGGCTGTGAATACCACTCAGGCAGTGGTTGATGATGAAGCTCCAGTGGCTCTTAATGTTATGGAGCATATGGAGAATGGttcttggatcatggactccgGGTGCGACTTTCATATGACCCCCAATCTCCACTGGTTTGATGATTTGAAGCAGATAGCTGGCTCTGTGATCCTTGGGAATAATCAAATTTATGAAGTGAAAGGCATAGGGACAGTAAGGTTGGAGGCTGAGAATGGCCGAATCATTGTCTTGAGTTCTGTCAGATTTATTCCGGAGGTTAAAAGAAATTTAGTGTCTCTGGGGTCTCTTGAAAGTAGAGGATGTAGAGTGGTGTCTGAGAATGGAGGAATGACAATGAGTAAGGATGGCAAGGTGTTCATAGAACCCAAGAGAAAGGGCAGTCTGTATTCAGAGACGGAACTAGAAATCCAAATAAGCCGGtgctgaaattttaaaaataatatatatatatatatatatatatatttatatatatacatatacatttaatatattatttcaaaaatctTACCTTTCCtacttatatttataaatttataaaataataaaaaacaaacaaataataaatttcaaatgaaaaaatatttttatatgtgaTAATAGTCATTCAAATTATAAAGTTTAATAATGGTATTTGGTAAGTCTTATACCATTAATCTGAATATTAAATCacaaagttttaatttttctcaataaaatgtcttcattttacgattttattTACGTGATGCGACAATTAAGAACAACctaaattttgtgatttaatattttgaaagaTTAACTAAAATTAgaccaaattttatgatttaaataactattagtaaaaaaatttatattaaaacataaatacttcctccatcctacttgaaatgaaacatttgggaatcggctcgagattttatgtagtactccctccgtagCTGAGTCGTATGCCTTTTTGGGTTATCccactgtagctgagtcatttccttttttggctaaaaacaacaatttttcttctctattactttattatctcttattttattatctctccatctctctacccttttccttttctactttgttattcattttaattacctcacttaacacaactttcttaaatctcgtgctgaaaagaaacgcctttactacagagggacggatggagtattgtttgtgagttaatgaagagagagtaaactaattaagagagatgaaaaagtagagataaagttgtttccattttaagaaacgttttatatttttaatgggacaaccaaaaaaggaaaacgttttatttttaatgggagaTAAACTAAATATAGGATAAATAGCTCACGACATTATTCCTCAAATAAAGAGTATATTCCTAAATCTCTAAAAACTCACGAATAGAATTATAATGTGCTTCTATTTCCCAAATCCTTTTTAATCGAAAACGGATTCCCCaaattaattactccatgaTAAAAATGGGCCCCACTGCTGCCAACTGTAAAGTAAATGAGAGTGATTAATCTTTCTAGCTCCTTCCCTTCCTCTCCTCTCACTATGTAAAAACTGAAAgaagtaaaaagtaaaaacatgggCAGACACTGCCAAGTCCGGCATGGTGGGGTTCTGGGACTGGcgccggccaagcccccgctggagcggtggcttggcTCACGCTAGGTCCGTCCCTGTCTGTATTACATGAGTGCTGCTGTCATAGTGAAGGATCAGAATGAAGCTCATGTTGCAGTGAATGATAGCCTGGATATTTGGCATCAAAGACTTGGCCATCCTGCCATGGGGACAGTAAAGGAGTTAGTCAAGAGAGGTTTTGTGAAGTGTAGGGATTCTGAGTGTAGGGATTCTGGTAGTGTTTCTACAGAATGTGAAGAGTGTGTGTTgggcaaggccaagaagctGCCCTATCCAAAGGCAGTGCACACCTCAACAAAACCCTTAGATTATGCCCATAGTGATTTATGGGGACCAACTCAAGTGAAGTCCATTGGAGGAGACATATATTATATGAGCATTATTGATGAATTTTCTAGGAAAATTTGGATCTACATACTGAAAGAAAAGTCAGAAGCCTTGGCCAAATTCAAAGATTGGTGCATTGAAGTGGAAGCTGAGAAGGGGTTGAAGCTTGGTTGTTTGAGGACCGACAATGTCTTAGAGTATGTGTCTGGGGATTTTGATGCATTCTGTAAAGCTAAGGGCATCAAGAGACACAAGACCGTGCCCATGAATCCACAGCAAAATGGAGTGGCAGAGAGAGCCAACCGCACCATCCTTGAGAGAGTAAGATGTATGTTGCTTGCAGCAGGGTTGGAGAAGAAATTCTGGGCTGAGGCTGCCTCCACTGCAGTGAAACTGATGAATATGCGCACCTCATCAAGTATAGATGGAGATGTTCCAGATGTGAGGTGCTTTGGTAGACATGGAAACTATGAGAGCCTAAGGACTTTTGGTTGTAGAGCTTTTGCACATGTCAAGCAAGGAAAATTGGAGGCTCGGGCTCTTAAATGCATCATGATAGGATACCAACCAGGAGTAAAGGGGTATAGGTTATGGTGTGTAGAACCTGAAAATGGCAAGATTGTCATTAATATAGATGTTATCTTTTGAGAGCCGAATCTGCCTTTTAAGAAGAAAGATTCTGGTGTTTCTGAAACTGAACATGTAATGATCCCTGAAGTCATGGTGGAGCATCAGGAAACTCAAGGGAGCCAAGATACTGAGGTTGCAAATATTCCATCATCACCACAACAAGTACAGTAGTCCACCCCAGAGCCATTCAAGGCAGTTGGAAATTGACCAGAGATAGAGTAAGGAGAAATGTTAGGCCATCAACCAAATATTCTGATGCTGAGTTCTTATTCTTTTGCTTGCTTGTGGCAGAGGACATAGAGTACTCAGAACCTAGCAATTATGAAGAATCTATGGAGAGTAAAGAGTGGGATAGCTGGATGAAGGCCATGGTGGAGGAAATTGACTCACTGCTCAAAAAtgacacttgggtgttagttgAAAAACCTGATGGAAGTAGGGTGGTTAGCTGTAAGTGGGTCTTCAAGAAGAAGATAGAGGCTGCTGGTGGAGATAAGGTGAGATTTAAAGCAAGATTGGTGGCTAGAGGCTTAACACAAGAGCATGGCGTTGACTATGAGGAGGTTTTCTCTCATGTGGTGAAGCATACATCCATAAGAATCTTGTTGGCAATTGTAGCAAGGAAGGATTGGGAGCTTGAGCAGCTAgatgtcaagacagccttcttgTATGGTGACCTAAAAGAGACTATATACATGGCTCAACCAAAGGgctttgtgaaatctggagatgaaAGAAAGGTGTGTCTGTTAAAGAGAAGCATCTATGGGCTAAAGCAGGCCAGCCGATAGTGGCATATGTAGTTCAATGATCACATAATAAAGAGTGGATTTCTGAGGTCAGCCTATGATGAATGTGTCTACATAAAGGATCAAGGTGGAGCTGTGGTTGCCTATCTACttttgtatgtagatgatatgttgttGGCAGGGGCTGATCTGAAGGAGATTGAGAGAGTGAAATCTGATCTTAAATCTGCttttgagatgaaagaccttGGGCCAGCAAGAAAGATACTTGGCATGTCCATAGTgaggaaaaaaaagaatagaCAGATCTGGTTGACTCAGGAAGATTATGTTTCAAGAATGATCAGCAAGTTCAAAATGAGCAATGTGAAAGAAGTTTCAGTGCCAATGGGACAACATTTCAAGCTAAATGTTGAACAGATGCCAAAGTCTGAGGAAGA from Salvia splendens isolate huo1 unplaced genomic scaffold, SspV2 ctg521, whole genome shotgun sequence carries:
- the LOC121790458 gene encoding GDSL esterase/lipase At2g40250-like; this translates as MEKNSHLPLLFLLLSATIIPSAATRPTAIYAFGDSILDSGNNNKLLTVCRANHKPYGIDFPGQSHTGRFSNGKLPGDMLVSAFRIKEILPAYADSTLDADDLDTGVSFASACSGLHDLTAAEVGVLNLDKQFQNFEQAFVKMEERFGLPKATATVQGALFMISAGSSDMIDNYYLLPTTRAKYPLPAYHDMLLKNLVTFVKKLYNAGAKNIAIIGLPPLGCLPMDTTVFSPPSSSSASSQKSGNLTGDLFRRECKMKHNKDAMEYNAKLEVRVKRMMVEMPTLKVIYMDLFTPMMDMIDRPNKFGFKTTLKGCCGSGSVELGPLCNVASIACHVHSEYVFWDSINPSEAAYKALTNNFKARSLRRLYPSSV